In one Paraburkholderia azotifigens genomic region, the following are encoded:
- a CDS encoding class I SAM-dependent methyltransferase has product MQDDQTVAPDSTAVRVALWRAIHVQADAAPHVLDDETGLRLAAPDDGWRNRPDMDVQGTRGYRASIVGRARFIEDLVSQELERGVRQYVILGAGLDTFAQRKPEIASRLTLFEVDRPGATTWKRNRLAELGYGVPDWLRLVPVDFEAGQSWWEQIAHAGFDTNAPAVIASTGVSMYLTREANLATLRQIAQLAPGSTLAMTFLLPLDLIDPAERAQHEFVYERARAAGTPFVSFFAPDDMLALAREAGFRSAGYVSTADMVERYFARRPDGLQPSTGEAFLVATT; this is encoded by the coding sequence ATGCAGGACGATCAGACTGTCGCGCCGGACAGCACTGCCGTACGTGTCGCGTTGTGGCGCGCGATACACGTGCAGGCCGACGCCGCGCCGCATGTGCTCGACGACGAAACCGGCCTGCGTCTCGCGGCGCCCGATGACGGCTGGCGCAACCGTCCCGACATGGATGTGCAAGGCACGCGTGGTTATCGCGCGTCGATCGTGGGCCGCGCGCGTTTTATCGAAGATCTCGTCTCGCAGGAACTCGAGCGCGGCGTCAGGCAGTACGTGATTCTCGGCGCGGGGCTCGATACGTTCGCGCAGCGCAAGCCGGAGATCGCATCGCGTCTGACGCTTTTCGAAGTGGACCGGCCCGGTGCGACGACCTGGAAGCGCAACCGTCTGGCCGAACTCGGCTACGGCGTGCCTGACTGGCTGCGGCTCGTGCCCGTCGATTTCGAAGCGGGCCAGTCGTGGTGGGAGCAGATCGCACATGCGGGCTTCGACACGAACGCGCCCGCCGTGATCGCGTCGACGGGCGTGTCGATGTACCTGACGCGCGAAGCGAATCTGGCCACGCTGCGCCAGATCGCGCAACTCGCGCCCGGCTCGACGCTGGCGATGACGTTCCTGCTGCCGCTCGATCTGATCGATCCCGCGGAACGCGCGCAGCACGAGTTCGTGTACGAGCGCGCGCGTGCAGCGGGCACGCCGTTCGTCAGCTTCTTCGCACCGGACGACATGCTGGCGCTCGCGCGCGAAGCGGGTTTCAGGAGCGCCGGGTATGTATCGACAGCCGATATGGTCGAACGCTACTTCGCCCGTCGACCGGATGGTTTGCAACCGTCGACGGGCGAAGCGTTTCTCGTTGCGACGACCTGA
- a CDS encoding tannase/feruloyl esterase family alpha/beta hydrolase, with protein sequence MRAICNAGPLAPSSPAAARAGGLAALIRHRLMRHVLTTFAALVSLLTALVFPSGAQAASGLASLPAVMPAMTCAAVASLDLTGVTDGTVTITSAVVLPAGTVVGNRTLPAAMCDVKGTIGPGASLFELQLPTQGWTQRYLQTGCGGLCGNLSINAPMASTCVPVTNGQIAMSATDMGHEGGNDSSWALDPKAKLDFAYRAEHATAQVSKAIINKFYARPAKYAYFDGCSDGGREALMEAQRFPDDFDGIAAGAPANDLIVQNTFHHGWAAAANIDPKTGKYILLAGKLPLIHAAVLKACDSIDGVTDGVVDRPQACRFDPSTLLCAQGQAAATCLSAAEAAVVRKIHDGATDAGGARLEPYVSREWGSELNWSLFVPATDAGPSGSINFVMPFLQYLDYFNGTNTAATFGDLKFTIDNFLKTVPVSKYLAATDPDLQPFERRGGKLLLWHGLEDQHISPRSTIEYYTQMKNVMGSERVDSFAKLYLFPGVAHCGGGDGPNTFDVLTPLMSWAESGAKPGNIVASIVDSTGQTTRTRPVFPYPAVARYTGSGSTDDAANFVLAQEDARVDLNWIGEWLYSPGYEAWCQAQGSQLNCTGGNNWSSYRKTPVRWDGGEGQSNGRL encoded by the coding sequence ATGCGTGCGATCTGCAACGCAGGACCGCTTGCGCCTTCATCGCCGGCGGCAGCCCGCGCGGGAGGCCTGGCGGCGCTCATCAGGCATCGATTGATGCGCCATGTATTGACGACATTCGCCGCGCTCGTTTCGCTGCTGACGGCGCTCGTATTTCCGTCGGGTGCGCAGGCCGCATCGGGGCTCGCGAGCCTGCCCGCCGTGATGCCCGCGATGACTTGCGCGGCCGTCGCGAGCCTCGACCTGACGGGCGTGACGGACGGCACGGTGACGATCACATCGGCAGTGGTGCTGCCGGCAGGAACGGTTGTCGGCAATCGCACGCTGCCCGCCGCCATGTGCGACGTGAAGGGCACGATCGGGCCGGGCGCCTCGCTGTTCGAACTGCAACTGCCAACGCAAGGCTGGACGCAGCGCTATCTGCAGACGGGCTGCGGCGGACTGTGCGGCAACCTGTCCATCAACGCGCCGATGGCTTCGACCTGCGTGCCCGTGACCAACGGGCAGATCGCGATGTCCGCGACCGATATGGGCCACGAAGGCGGCAACGACAGTTCGTGGGCGCTCGATCCGAAGGCGAAGCTGGACTTCGCGTATCGCGCGGAACACGCGACGGCGCAGGTCTCGAAGGCCATCATCAACAAGTTCTACGCGCGGCCCGCTAAGTATGCGTATTTCGACGGCTGTTCCGACGGCGGCCGCGAGGCGCTGATGGAAGCACAGCGCTTTCCCGACGACTTCGACGGCATCGCGGCGGGCGCGCCCGCGAACGATCTGATCGTGCAGAACACGTTCCATCATGGCTGGGCCGCCGCCGCGAACATCGATCCGAAAACGGGCAAGTACATTCTGCTCGCGGGCAAGCTGCCGCTGATCCATGCCGCCGTGCTGAAGGCGTGCGACAGCATCGACGGCGTGACGGATGGCGTCGTCGACCGGCCGCAAGCCTGCCGCTTCGATCCCTCGACGCTGCTGTGCGCGCAGGGGCAGGCGGCTGCGACGTGTCTTTCCGCTGCGGAAGCGGCGGTCGTGCGCAAGATTCACGACGGCGCAACGGATGCGGGCGGCGCGCGTCTGGAGCCGTATGTGTCGCGCGAATGGGGTTCGGAGCTGAACTGGAGTCTGTTCGTGCCCGCGACGGATGCCGGTCCGAGCGGCAGCATCAACTTCGTGATGCCGTTCCTGCAGTACCTCGACTACTTCAATGGCACGAACACGGCGGCGACGTTCGGCGATCTGAAGTTCACGATCGACAACTTCCTGAAGACCGTGCCCGTTTCGAAATACCTCGCGGCCACCGATCCCGATCTGCAGCCGTTCGAGCGCCGCGGCGGCAAGCTGCTGCTGTGGCATGGACTGGAGGATCAGCACATCTCGCCGCGTTCGACGATCGAGTACTACACGCAGATGAAGAACGTGATGGGCAGCGAGCGCGTCGACAGCTTCGCGAAGCTTTATCTGTTCCCCGGCGTCGCGCATTGCGGCGGCGGCGACGGTCCGAACACGTTCGATGTCCTGACGCCGCTGATGTCATGGGCGGAGTCGGGCGCGAAGCCGGGCAACATCGTCGCCTCGATCGTCGACTCGACGGGGCAGACTACGCGCACGCGTCCCGTGTTTCCGTATCCCGCTGTCGCGCGCTACACGGGTTCGGGCAGCACCGACGACGCGGCGAATTTCGTGTTGGCGCAAGAGGACGCGCGTGTCGATCTGAACTGGATCGGCGAGTGGCTGTACTCGCCGGGCTACGAGGCATGGTGCCAGGCGCAAGGCTCGCAGCTGAACTGCACGGGCGGCAACAACTGGAGCAGCTACCGCAAGACGCCCGTTCGCTGGGACGGCGGCGAAGGCCAGTCGAACGGACGTCTCTGA